A genomic segment from Anabas testudineus chromosome 6, fAnaTes1.2, whole genome shotgun sequence encodes:
- the dnajc24 gene encoding dnaJ homolog subfamily C member 24 isoform X1: MCDAAEKDLYVVLGASPSDSIQQLRHRYQQLALQYHPDRLQCECSPEAESGIKKFLEADAAWKILGDQKTRRQYDLQRRAQELKQDWPVDCTIILGDMTWDQDEHVYTYCCRCGGGFAVSEEDTQIRQRDDKVEETEEGRHRGLVVCCDTCSLSVYVICSLDRKT; encoded by the exons aTGTGTGATGCAGCTGAGAAAGACCTCTATGTTGTCTTGGGAGCAAGCCCCTCAGACTCGATTCAGCAACTTAGACACAGATATCAGCAGCTGGCCTTACAG TACCACCCAGACCGTCTTCAATGTGAGTGCTCTCCAGAAGCTGAGTCTGGTATAAAGAAGTTTCTAGAAGCTGATGCGGCCTGGAAGATTCTTGGTGACCAGAAAACCAGGAGACAATATGACCTGCAGAGAAGAG CACAGGAACTCAAACAGGATTGGCCAGTAGATTGTACAATCATTTTAGGGGACATGACATGGGACCAAG atgagCATGTGTATACATATTGCTGTCGCTGTGGAGGTGGTTTTGCTGTATCAGAGGAGGACACACAAATCAGGCAGAGGGATGATAAAGtggaggaaacagaggaaggacGGCACAGAGGATTGGTTGTTTGCTGTGACACATGTTCCCTCAGTGTATATGTCATATGTTCATTAGATAGAAaaacttaa
- the dnajc24 gene encoding dnaJ homolog subfamily C member 24 isoform X2, with product MCDAAEKDLYVVLGASPSDSIQQLRHRYQQLALQYHPDRLQCECSPEAESGIKKFLEADAAWKILGDQKTRRQYDLQRRAQELKQDWPVDCTIILGDMTWDQAQLTASRLEYLLSSMDAVLRSG from the exons aTGTGTGATGCAGCTGAGAAAGACCTCTATGTTGTCTTGGGAGCAAGCCCCTCAGACTCGATTCAGCAACTTAGACACAGATATCAGCAGCTGGCCTTACAG TACCACCCAGACCGTCTTCAATGTGAGTGCTCTCCAGAAGCTGAGTCTGGTATAAAGAAGTTTCTAGAAGCTGATGCGGCCTGGAAGATTCTTGGTGACCAGAAAACCAGGAGACAATATGACCTGCAGAGAAGAG CACAGGAACTCAAACAGGATTGGCCAGTAGATTGTACAATCATTTTAGGGGACATGACATGGGACCAAG CTCAGCTCACAGCCAGTCGACTGGAATATCTGCTATCTTCAATGGATGCTGTCCTTCGTTCAGGTTAG